A portion of the Podospora pseudoanserina strain CBS 124.78 chromosome 2, whole genome shotgun sequence genome contains these proteins:
- a CDS encoding hypothetical protein (EggNog:ENOG503NZ1D; COG:S), with translation MTTLVRTRQPLQVLSMSHHQPERRKSKRLAGTSSPEPEEPEFKRRKRTAAPAAVINESAAFSQQQQQQHAPAPATGRKKRKNDADSKGSSAAAAPAVYDEQDGDFLFTRGSKRVKTTPAPPPPPPEPEPEPELPLPKMSTAKKVGRPPKNSSKKRASSPAQQSAPPPPLPVQPQQQVLPRRTSKRRSSAAAQAAPQPVQDEEPVMPKAKTRRKGRESNADKKAREEAQRRQLIEGIPEEEEEDEAQDQRRKHHRDHDHPMTNGTPQAEHPSGAASQMISLPFSDTPIQNRNKEFRKKGGASGGRRSSLGMRGRRASSLIDNGQSALPHREVDPKDFYKYISAEGLSEPRRMKQLLIWCGERALSEKPRGGKGNSAVLGARAIQDQILKDFSSVSEFSDWFSREEAPKPPVVLKPNPRNEDYDRKIEEMEERIKRLKEVKKAWQAIAKPLPTLDPIYPLSAPPPDNPDAPPQPDPRKAPLPDPNLLSEEETKMLTFLTSPETSFGSWKRQVRSRLQNVHQELEFEVDVLADRVHKFDMRVETAGREADQVLRLGAERLREREEREKERVGTRGVGVWEVLRSLGRILPEGG, from the exons ATGACTACTCTCGTACGGACCCGCCAGCCGCTACAAGTCTTGAGCAtgagccaccaccagcctgaGCGTCGGAAGAGTAAACGCCTCGCGGGTACGTCGTCGCCAGAACCAGAAGAGCCGGAgttcaagaggaggaagaggactgCTGCGCCTGCCGCGGTTATCAACGAGTCGGCGGCATtttcacaacaacaacaacaacaacacgcGCCCGCGCCGGCGACggggaggaaaaagagaaagaatgACGCTGACTCCAAGGGTTcctccgcagcagcagccccggCAGTGTACGACGAGCAGGATGGCGACTTTTTGTTTACGCGTGGGTCCAAGAGGGTGAAGACTacgccagcaccaccaccaccaccacctgagccagagccggagccggaATTGCCATTGCCGAAAATGTCTACCGCGAAGAAGGTTGGAAGACCACCAAAGAATAGTTCGAAAAAGCGCGCTTCCTCTCCGGCGCAACAGTCtgcgcctccaccgccgttACCAGtacagccgcagcagcaggtttTACCGAGGAGGACGTCAAAAAGGAGGTCTAGTGCAGCTGCTCAGGCGGCGCCCCAACCAGTACAAGATGAGGAGCCGGTTATGCCCAaggcgaagacgaggaggaaagggagggagtCGAATGCCGACAAGAAAGCAAGAGAGGAAGCGCAGCGGAGGCAGTTAATAGAGGGGAttccggaggaggaggaagaggatgaagcaCAGGACCAGCGACGCAAGCACCACCGTGATCATGACCACCCTATGACCAACGGCACACCCCAAGCAGAACACCCCTCTGGCGCCGCTTCACAGATGATCTCCCTACCTTTCAGCGACACGCCTATTCAAAACAGGAATAAAGAGTTTcgaaaaaaggggggagcgtctggagggaggaggagttcaCTGGGcatgagagggaggagggcgagctCGTTGATTGATAATGGGCAGAGCGCGTTACCACATCGGGAGGTTGATCCGAAGGATTTCTACAAATATATTTCGGCCGAGGGGTTGAGcgagccgaggaggatgaagcaGTTATTGATTTGGTGCGGGGAGAGGGCGCTTAGTGAGAAGCCtaggggggggaaggggaataGTGCTGTTTTGGGAG CGAGAGCGATACAAGACCAGATCTTGAAGGACTTTTCTTCAGTGTCGGAGTTTTCGGATTGGTTCTCACGGGAAGAAGCGCCAAAgccgccggtggtgttgaagccgAACCCGAGGAACGAGGATTATGACaggaagattgaggagatggaggagaggataaAAAG ATTAAAAGAAGTCAAAAAAGCCTGGCAGGCCATCGCGAAACCATTACCCACACTCGACCCGATATACCCCCTCTCAGCCCCCCCACCAGACAACCCTGACGCTCCCCCGCAGCCCGACCCGAGAAAAGCCCCGTTGCCAGACCCCAATTTGTTGTCGGAGGAAGAAACGAAAATGTTGACTTTCCTGACCAGTCCGGAGACGAGTTTTGGCAGCTGGAAGAGGCAGGTCAGGTCAAGGCTGCAGAATGTGCATCAGGAGCTCGAGTTTGAGGTTGATGTGCTGGCGGACAGGGTTCACAAGTTTGACATGAGAGTTGAGACTGCGGGGCGGGAGGCGGATCAGGTTTTGAGGTTAggggcggagaggttgagggaacgggaggagagggagaaggaaagggtGGGGACacggggggtgggggtttgggaggtgctgaggagtttggggaggatatTGCCTGAGGGGGGGTAG
- the SKO1 gene encoding Transcription factor (EggNog:ENOG503NVG8; COG:K), with protein MGLSTGAAGRGESKSPKQSSKKASPPRQDTQSDAKNDGPLKSATATTTTEPSSSSNAEATKPLAPPPRPNQQQNNQQQAGNNSPDYFSNPPGVGAALLSLEPNPFEQSFGGGAPETPGGTKLPSVAALTSPSSLLPGTGATPFGWPGSLRTGPLSPAMLSGPTNDYFSDTHHIRGGFPTPNESSLRTGLTPGGSGSMFPAPSPNTALFAGLTAGVQTPSTLDFHRTALSVQAKREPIQVQQPPPPAVTSAPQEMSNGSSLKAEVKPPTNSYDTHDNDAANGLYMLAQARNGTQPPPPSQYTAVPPAQVHVHSNHQTAPAVQPINTSPQMNGNSSIGGSSARGVSETGSAMSDESEQARPVTRAKGKRGSTSAAGTRRKADDGPAAKGPANKKAKINGGPPPSQQPDYDDHSDDEDHHINKDGTKTKMTDEEKRKNFLERNRVAALKCRQRKKQWLANLQSKVEEFSQENENLTHQISVLREEVVNLKTLLLAHKDCPVTQSQHQQQQQQQGIHAGYIPPPPLEYNPQMAAYQMAGGMPPSQPVMAAHTGGRRFS; from the exons ATGGGGTTGTCCACTGGAGCCGCTGGCCGAGGTGAGTCCAAGTCGCCCAAACAGTCCAGCAAGAAAGCATCCCCACCGCGACAAG ACACGCAATCCGACGCCAAAAATGACGGCCCCTTGAAGtctgccaccgccaccaccaccaccgaaccatcgtcatcatccaatGCGGAAGCCACCAAGCCGCTCGCGCCTCCGCCCCGTCCCAATCAGCAGCAGAACAATCAACAGCAAGCCGGCAACAACTCGCCCGACTACTTTTCGAACCCCCCCGGCGTCGGCGCGGCTTTGTTGAGCCTCGAGCCGAACCCCTTTGAGCAGtcctttggcggcggcgcccCCGAGACCCCCGGGGGGACTAAGCTTCCATCTGTCGCGGCTCTCACCTCGCCGTCGTCACTCCTTCCCGGCACGGGTGCTACTCCCTTCGGCTGGCCAGGTTCCCTCAGGACGGGCCCTCTCAGTCCGGCCATGTTGTCGGGGCCGACAAATGATTATTTCAGTGATACTCATCACATCCGAGGCGgcttcccaacccccaacgAGTCTTCTCTGAGGACCGGTCTCACTCCCGGGGGCAGCGGGTCTATGTTCCCGGCCCCAAGTCCCAACACGGCTCTCTTTGCTGGCCTTACTGCCGGCGTGCAAACCCCTAGTACGCTTGACTTCCACCGCACTGCTCTGAGTGTTCAGGCCAAGCGCGAGCCCATCCAGgtccaacaaccacctcctcctgccgTCACCTCTGCGCCCCAAGAAATGAGCAATGGGTCGAGCTTGAAGGCTGAAGTGAAGCCTCCCACAAATTCCTATGATACACACGACAACGACGCGGCGAACGGGTTGTACATGTTGGCCCAGGCACGTAACGGAACACAGCCTCCACCCCCGTCTCAGTACACGGCAGTTCCGCCTGCCCAGGTTCATGTGCATTCCAATCATCAAACTGCTCCCGCTGTCCAACCCATCAACACTTCTCCCCAGATGAATGGCAACTCGTCGATTGGAGGAAGCTCAGCGCGTGGTGTTAGTGAGACTGGCAGCGCCATGTCTGATGAGAGCGAACAGGCGCGTCCCGTGACCCGTGCCAAGGGGAAGAGAGGGTCGACCAGTGCTGCTGGCACTCGCAGAAAGGCCGATGATGGCCCTGCTGCCAAAGGGCCGGCCAATAAAAAAGCGAAGATAAACGGTGGTCCTCCACCCTCGCAGCAGCCAGACTATGACGATCactctgatgatgaggatcaTCATATCAACAAAGACggcaccaagaccaagatgacagacgaggagaagaggaagaattTCCTTGAGCGCAACAG GGTTGCTGCACTCAAGTGTCGTCAGCGTAAGAAGCAGTGGCTGGCTAATCTTCAAAgcaaggttgaggagttCAGCCAAGAAAACGAGAACCTCACCCATCAGATTAGCGTCCTTCGCGAAGAAGTTGTTAACCTGAAGACGTTGTTACTTGCACACAAAGACTGCCCAGTAACACAGtcgcaacatcaacaacaacagcaacaacaaggcATCCACGCAGGCtacatcccaccaccaccactggaATACAATCCCCAGATGGCCGCTTACCAAATGGCTGGTGGGATGCCGCCCAGCCAACCGGTGATGGCTGCCCACACCGGTGGTCGCCGTTTCTCATAG